Proteins found in one Halobaculum sp. MBLA0147 genomic segment:
- a CDS encoding universal stress protein: MRYLVAIDGSDASDAAVTHACTLAERTEGTVSLVHAVEPEVYDDGGSTHDTDRLVQSVDDAEERGERLLSEAADAVESRGVTVEATHLLYGDPTAEIPAFAAEEGYDGIVVGHRGLSDRYERVLGSVAKGLIGRTDVPVTVVRDD; the protein is encoded by the coding sequence ATGCGCTACCTCGTTGCCATCGACGGGTCGGACGCGAGCGACGCGGCGGTGACACACGCCTGCACTCTCGCGGAGCGGACGGAGGGGACCGTCTCGCTGGTCCACGCCGTCGAACCCGAGGTGTACGACGACGGCGGGTCGACCCACGACACCGACAGACTCGTCCAGAGCGTCGACGACGCCGAGGAACGCGGCGAGCGACTTCTCTCGGAGGCCGCGGACGCGGTCGAGTCCCGGGGCGTCACCGTCGAGGCGACACACCTGCTGTACGGTGATCCGACGGCCGAGATTCCGGCCTTCGCCGCCGAGGAGGGGTACGACGGGATCGTCGTCGGTCACCGCGGGCTGTCCGACCGGTACGAACGAGTGTTGGGCAGCGTGGCGAAGGGACTGATCGGGCGGACGGACGTGCCCGTCACGGTCGTCCGGGACGACTGA
- the ilvA gene encoding threonine ammonia-lyase has product MISLDDVLAAREHVSAVARDTPLEYSNTFSRMTGAEIHPKLETFQRTGSFKIRGAANRIAQLSDAEAEAGVVTASAGNHAQGVALAATRAGVDATVVMPRHAPVSKVDATRRYGATVELHGRDYADAQERAHEIETEEERTYVHAFDDDLVMAGQGTLGLEIVESLPEVDTVVVPIGGGGLISGVATAVKGLLDDVRVVGVQAAGADSAARSLAKGRRERTDEVDTVADGIAVSEVGERTFEVIRERVDEVVTVTDEEIALALTLLLERSKTLVEGAGAVALAAVLEERFDYDDGEVIVPALCGGNIDLNQLTTVVMRGLVQLGRYLKLRTELKDRPGALEGLIEVIAEHNANIYAIRHDRTSRDIAVNAAEVELDIETRDEEHGAELVATLEEHGYDVDVLV; this is encoded by the coding sequence ATGATCAGTCTCGACGACGTGCTCGCGGCCCGCGAGCACGTGTCGGCGGTCGCGCGGGACACACCACTGGAGTACTCGAACACGTTCTCGCGGATGACGGGTGCGGAGATCCACCCGAAACTCGAGACGTTCCAGCGGACCGGGTCGTTCAAGATCCGCGGTGCGGCCAACCGGATCGCCCAGTTGAGCGACGCCGAGGCGGAGGCAGGCGTCGTCACCGCCAGTGCCGGCAACCACGCACAGGGTGTCGCGTTGGCGGCCACGCGGGCAGGTGTCGACGCCACCGTCGTGATGCCGAGACACGCCCCCGTCTCGAAGGTAGACGCGACGCGCCGGTACGGCGCGACGGTGGAACTGCACGGCCGCGACTACGCGGACGCACAAGAACGCGCCCACGAGATCGAGACCGAGGAGGAACGGACGTACGTCCACGCCTTCGACGACGACCTCGTGATGGCCGGCCAGGGGACGCTCGGGTTGGAGATCGTCGAGTCGCTCCCGGAGGTGGACACCGTCGTCGTCCCCATCGGCGGCGGCGGCCTGATCTCCGGGGTCGCGACGGCCGTGAAGGGGTTGCTCGACGACGTGCGCGTCGTCGGCGTCCAGGCTGCGGGTGCCGACTCGGCGGCGCGGTCGTTGGCGAAAGGTCGCCGCGAGCGCACCGACGAGGTGGACACGGTCGCCGACGGGATCGCGGTCTCGGAGGTCGGAGAACGCACCTTCGAGGTGATCCGCGAGCGCGTCGACGAGGTGGTGACCGTCACCGACGAGGAGATCGCACTGGCGCTGACGCTGTTGCTCGAACGCTCGAAGACACTCGTCGAAGGGGCGGGTGCGGTGGCGCTGGCGGCGGTGCTCGAAGAGCGGTTCGACTACGACGACGGCGAGGTGATCGTCCCGGCGCTGTGTGGCGGGAACATCGACCTGAACCAGTTGACCACGGTCGTGATGCGCGGGCTCGTCCAGTTGGGTCGGTACCTGAAGCTCCGCACGGAACTGAAGGATCGCCCCGGTGCACTGGAGGGGCTGATCGAGGTGATCGCCGAGCACAACGCCAACATCTACGCCATCCGCCACGACCGCACGTCACGCGACATCGCGGTCAACGCCGCCGAGGTGGAACTCGACATCGAGACGCGCGACGAGGAGCACGGCGCCGAACTCGTCGCGACACTGGAAGAACACGGCTACGACGTGGACGTGTTGGTGTGA
- a CDS encoding phosphoribosylaminoimidazolesuccinocarboxamide synthase: MTSVKEFRVAEQASRTATGRGRFVFTDDYSVFDWGQMPDQIPGKGASLCLSGAATFESLAAAGVPTHYRGVAIDGGPARELTALDEPPREMVIDLVQVPDLPYVGADGASDAAGEGSPDTTSSGDTPTHTPTPGVENGYDYDAFYAAAGETYLVPLEIVFRNAVPVGSSLRRRREPAEVGLDRAEWPDEPVTLPEPVVEFSTKYEERDRYLDRETADRLAGRASVDRLAELARRVNEVVTERAAAAGLTHEDGKIECYYAGGEVGVADVTGTLDENRFAHEGRQVSKEAVRQYYRREHPEWVDAVSDAKRRADAEGVADWRPLCELSPPALPETVVETVADAYVAAADAYVAGDHDGAGWFDAPSLPAAVAALDAI; encoded by the coding sequence GTGACCAGCGTCAAGGAGTTCCGCGTCGCCGAGCAGGCGAGTCGGACGGCGACCGGGCGTGGTCGGTTCGTGTTCACCGACGACTACTCCGTGTTCGACTGGGGGCAGATGCCCGACCAGATCCCGGGGAAGGGGGCCTCGTTGTGTCTCTCGGGGGCGGCGACGTTCGAGTCGCTGGCGGCCGCCGGCGTCCCGACCCACTACCGCGGCGTCGCCATCGACGGCGGGCCGGCACGGGAGTTGACCGCCCTCGACGAGCCGCCACGCGAGATGGTGATCGACCTCGTGCAGGTGCCGGACTTGCCGTACGTCGGCGCAGACGGAGCGAGCGACGCGGCCGGCGAGGGTAGCCCAGACACGACATCGAGTGGAGACACACCCACGCACACACCCACACCCGGCGTGGAGAACGGCTACGACTACGACGCGTTCTACGCCGCGGCGGGGGAGACGTACCTCGTCCCGTTGGAGATCGTCTTCCGGAACGCCGTCCCGGTCGGGTCGAGTCTCCGGCGGCGCCGCGAGCCGGCGGAGGTGGGACTCGACCGTGCGGAGTGGCCCGACGAGCCCGTCACACTCCCGGAGCCGGTGGTGGAGTTCTCGACGAAGTACGAGGAGCGAGACCGCTACCTCGACCGCGAGACGGCGGACCGGCTCGCCGGACGGGCGAGCGTCGACCGGTTGGCCGAGCTCGCCCGGCGAGTGAACGAGGTCGTCACGGAGCGGGCGGCGGCGGCGGGGTTGACACACGAGGACGGGAAGATCGAGTGTTACTACGCCGGCGGCGAGGTGGGAGTCGCGGACGTGACCGGCACGCTCGACGAGAACCGGTTCGCACACGAGGGGCGACAGGTCTCGAAGGAGGCCGTCCGACAGTACTACCGCCGTGAACACCCCGAGTGGGTCGACGCCGTGAGCGACGCGAAACGTCGCGCAGACGCCGAGGGTGTCGCGGACTGGCGCCCGCTGTGTGAGCTGTCGCCGCCGGCACTCCCCGAGACAGTAGTCGAGACGGTCGCGGACGCGTACGTCGCGGCGGCCGACGCCTACGTCGCGGGCGATCACGACGGTGCCGGGTGGTTCGACGCCCCGTCGCTCCCGGCGGCGGTCGCAGCACTGGACGCGATCTGA
- a CDS encoding DUF4157 domain-containing protein — MSETDGEQSSETEGDDDRRWVSRSSAGPNTGGKISKEQAEAYYGRSIADGSEYEDLLGLEKQYGRRLHQWIDEGMPIDAMGTPSKMQRFRDRKDSEIPWNIEEFNEDSLDENTDPVFRKRRRSPDGDTGVPDSVREVISSPGRPLDTSIQRAVEERMGDSLGDVRIHTGPKAAAAAEQINARAFTVGNHVAFGAGEYDPESAEGQHVLAHELAHVRQQTGGDLSMLPQEDVQLEIDPDPELEREAEETAQRVMAGGKLGIQKLSDTDVHLQRMPDVELLEQVRQSGDADVSAIEARLAEHERRLSALESADRGFTEAMTEDGLKAAVTEVIKGSSTSVGETVAMNALGVSGAAAATTSAPAWLPLVTLAVGAGAAGLASAAVTGGANVDRLIQELKQYRDSGQQTTGTDADDTSGYPGS, encoded by the coding sequence GTGTCCGAGACAGACGGCGAACAGTCGAGTGAGACGGAGGGAGACGACGACAGGCGGTGGGTATCACGGTCGTCGGCAGGTCCTAACACCGGAGGTAAGATCAGCAAAGAGCAAGCAGAGGCGTACTACGGCCGGTCGATTGCAGACGGGTCGGAGTACGAGGATCTCCTCGGGTTGGAGAAACAGTACGGTCGTCGCCTCCACCAATGGATCGACGAGGGGATGCCGATCGACGCGATGGGCACCCCCTCGAAGATGCAGCGGTTCCGTGATCGGAAAGACTCCGAGATACCCTGGAACATCGAAGAGTTCAACGAGGACTCGCTGGACGAGAACACCGATCCGGTGTTTCGAAAGCGTCGTCGCTCACCAGACGGAGACACCGGAGTTCCTGACTCTGTACGTGAGGTAATCTCCTCTCCTGGCCGGCCGCTGGACACCTCGATCCAGCGCGCCGTGGAGGAACGGATGGGTGACTCGTTAGGCGACGTACGGATTCACACGGGACCGAAGGCGGCCGCGGCAGCGGAGCAGATCAACGCCCGCGCGTTCACCGTCGGCAACCACGTCGCGTTCGGTGCCGGTGAGTACGACCCTGAATCTGCAGAAGGTCAGCACGTCCTGGCTCACGAGTTGGCACACGTCCGCCAGCAGACCGGTGGCGACCTCTCGATGCTCCCGCAGGAAGATGTCCAACTGGAGATCGATCCCGACCCGGAACTAGAACGCGAGGCCGAGGAGACTGCTCAGCGCGTGATGGCTGGTGGCAAACTCGGCATTCAGAAACTCTCCGATACCGACGTTCACCTGCAACGGATGCCAGACGTAGAACTGCTCGAACAGGTCCGGCAGTCTGGCGACGCCGACGTGAGTGCGATCGAGGCACGGCTCGCAGAACACGAGCGACGGCTCTCGGCGTTGGAGTCGGCCGACCGCGGCTTCACCGAGGCGATGACAGAAGACGGGCTGAAGGCCGCTGTCACGGAAGTGATCAAGGGGAGCAGCACCTCTGTCGGCGAGACTGTGGCGATGAACGCACTCGGTGTGAGTGGTGCCGCTGCGGCGACGACCAGCGCACCCGCTTGGCTCCCGCTCGTCACACTCGCCGTCGGCGCGGGTGCCGCCGGACTCGCCTCCGCCGCCGTCACCGGCGGCGCGAACGTTGACCGACTCATCCAGGAACTCAAACAGTACCGCGACAGTGGGCAGCAGACCACTGGAACAGACGCAGACGACACGAGTGGATACCCTGGTTCATAG
- a CDS encoding metal-dependent hydrolase, whose translation MATTHTLAGVLLGLAALAVAPVESGLVVLAGAVGGLVPDLDLLGAHRRTLHFPGWGTLAAVGATGVAVVAPTLETVAAATFLWAFALHAVADVVGGGLSLRPWNPSSDRGVYEHVRGRWHPPRRWIRYDGAPEDAFLAVSMGLVAYASLDGTGRTAVVGLLVVSVVYAGTRRALVDGGQALVDRLPPWLVRVLPEALVGDFR comes from the coding sequence ATGGCGACCACACACACGCTGGCGGGGGTGCTCCTCGGACTGGCGGCACTCGCCGTCGCGCCGGTGGAGTCCGGGCTGGTCGTCCTCGCCGGCGCGGTCGGCGGGTTGGTGCCTGATCTGGACCTCCTCGGAGCCCACCGTCGGACGCTCCACTTCCCCGGGTGGGGGACACTCGCCGCGGTGGGTGCGACGGGGGTCGCCGTCGTCGCGCCGACGCTCGAGACCGTCGCGGCGGCCACGTTCCTGTGGGCGTTCGCGCTCCACGCCGTCGCCGACGTGGTCGGCGGGGGCCTCTCGCTTCGCCCGTGGAACCCCAGCTCCGACCGTGGCGTGTACGAACACGTGCGCGGGCGGTGGCACCCGCCGCGGCGGTGGATCAGGTACGACGGCGCACCCGAGGACGCCTTCCTCGCCGTGTCGATGGGGCTGGTCGCGTACGCCAGCCTGGACGGCACCGGACGGACCGCCGTCGTCGGCCTCCTCGTCGTCTCCGTCGTGTACGCGGGGACGCGGCGTGCCCTGGTCGACGGGGGCCAGGCGCTCGTCGACCGCCTGCCGCCGTGGCTGGTCCGCGTGCTCCCCGAGGCGCTCGTCGGGGACTTCCGGTAG
- a CDS encoding gamma-glutamylcyclotransferase yields the protein MDVFVYGTLTDPDRVGEVLHSYVFVGPATLRGLHAVDGEYPTLAPGGEVAGRLLRTDERDRLDEYERVADGLYTRVVVPITAGHDSVADEAVVYAGDPDALDADATWPGSGSFADRVATYVTDESVCVDPQW from the coding sequence GTGGACGTGTTCGTCTACGGGACGCTGACGGACCCCGACCGGGTCGGCGAGGTCCTCCACTCGTACGTCTTCGTCGGGCCCGCGACGCTGCGGGGACTCCACGCTGTCGACGGGGAGTACCCGACGCTGGCACCCGGTGGCGAGGTCGCCGGGCGACTCCTCCGGACCGACGAACGCGACCGACTCGACGAGTACGAGCGCGTCGCCGACGGCCTGTACACACGTGTCGTCGTGCCGATCACCGCCGGCCACGACTCCGTCGCCGACGAGGCGGTCGTGTACGCCGGCGACCCGGACGCACTCGACGCCGACGCGACGTGGCCCGGGTCCGGGTCGTTCGCCGACCGCGTCGCGACGTACGTGACCGACGAGTCTGTCTGTGTCGACCCACAGTGGTGA
- a CDS encoding Rid family detoxifying hydrolase, producing the protein MKEIVSTDDAPAAVGAYSQATTDGDLLFTAGQIPLTPDDELRADASIAEQTELALDNLTAVLEEGGASTDDVLKVTVFLADIDDFDEMNETYATYFDEEPPARSAVQAGALPKGVGVEIEAIASVDD; encoded by the coding sequence GTGAAAGAGATCGTCTCGACGGACGACGCACCGGCGGCAGTGGGCGCGTACAGCCAGGCGACGACGGACGGGGACCTCCTGTTCACGGCGGGCCAGATCCCGCTGACCCCCGACGACGAGCTGCGGGCGGACGCCTCCATCGCCGAGCAGACGGAACTGGCACTGGACAACCTGACGGCCGTCCTGGAAGAGGGTGGCGCGAGCACCGACGACGTGCTGAAAGTGACCGTCTTCCTCGCGGACATCGACGACTTCGACGAGATGAACGAGACGTACGCGACGTACTTCGACGAGGAGCCGCCGGCCCGCTCGGCCGTCCAGGCGGGGGCGCTCCCGAAGGGTGTCGGCGTCGAGATCGAGGCAATCGCCAGCGTCGACGACTGA
- a CDS encoding 50S ribosomal protein L15e — MARSFYSHIKEAWRDPDDGKLAELQWQRKQEWRDQGAIVRVDRPTRLDKARDLGYKAKQGIVVARVSVRKGNARKQRHKAGRRSKRQGVNRIGRRKSTQRIGEERVSRKFPNLRVLASYWVGEDGSQKWFETILVDPHHPAIENDDDLNWICDDTHKGRAFRGLTNAGRKGRGQTERGSGTEHTRPSVSGDRRRGK; from the coding sequence ATGGCACGAAGCTTCTACTCCCACATCAAGGAGGCGTGGCGAGACCCGGACGACGGGAAACTCGCCGAACTGCAGTGGCAACGCAAACAGGAGTGGCGCGACCAGGGCGCGATCGTCCGCGTCGACCGCCCCACCCGGCTGGACAAGGCCCGCGACCTGGGCTACAAGGCCAAACAGGGGATCGTCGTGGCGCGCGTCTCGGTCCGGAAGGGGAACGCCCGCAAGCAGCGGCACAAGGCCGGTCGGCGGTCGAAGCGCCAGGGCGTCAACCGGATCGGTCGCCGGAAGTCGACCCAGCGGATCGGCGAGGAACGCGTCTCGCGGAAGTTCCCGAACCTGCGCGTGCTCGCCAGCTACTGGGTGGGTGAGGACGGCTCCCAGAAGTGGTTCGAGACGATCCTCGTCGACCCCCACCACCCGGCCATCGAGAACGACGACGACCTGAACTGGATCTGCGACGACACCCACAAGGGTCGTGCGTTCCGTGGCCTGACGAACGCGGGCCGGAAGGGTCGCGGGCAGACGGAACGCGGCAGCGGCACCGAGCACACGCGTCCGTCCGTCTCCGGCGACCGTCGCCGCGGCAAGTGA